A DNA window from Rhodococcus sp. Z13 contains the following coding sequences:
- a CDS encoding FUSC family protein, with amino-acid sequence MQERPATGSDPDWRPAVWLRSLLVAPPAPWPVGRSVRAAVTVAGPLLAGALTDHLLVGMWIAMGALLLAAGERDDAYRTRFRQIAVTTPLAATAYLLGFLSSAPHALVVVVMAALAFGAGVLSGYSHLLSVGTMQALLIAALALGLPVTAPYWPAACWFLVGAALYALLLGCEVLSDRRRPQRQALVDLLTALADLARARAVDAADLTGVRSRAVAALDAFHSRALVQRGRAFGPTPDYDRAATVVRAADQLLARLLAEDCDPGGAAATATRLDECVVAVLRHRRPTPSRAASGTLVRLAMLEAAIWGAAAAPGAAPAAGWSRPAPPGPVLLLTATRLGVCTGLAYLAFYLLPVHHGYWIPLTVALVMKPDLGSVFARATLRSLGTVAGAVVAVLVAALAPAGPVAACVVVAVFAAVLPWAIGRSYLWQVLVLTPLVMILIDVVVPHDRVVELGVDRIVATVLGGVIVVVAGYLVWPSARHVHVARSFAATLTALADYAGEVAGGAGPDAVAATRRDVYRRLSDTRAALQRTLAEPPPAGAEAWSWIPVVAAAERVADRITGASATRSAAPDVPASAELRALAADLRDPGAARCRTAGAERIPVASVHGADSPDPAIRELADEIAHLRSMLVPDPGSRRLGSSVDAPRHEGEPS; translated from the coding sequence GTGCAGGAACGGCCCGCGACCGGATCCGATCCCGACTGGCGCCCGGCGGTGTGGCTGCGGTCGCTGCTCGTCGCGCCGCCCGCACCGTGGCCGGTGGGCCGTTCGGTGCGTGCGGCGGTGACGGTGGCGGGGCCGTTGCTCGCCGGGGCGCTGACCGATCATCTGCTGGTGGGCATGTGGATCGCGATGGGGGCACTGCTGCTCGCGGCCGGGGAACGCGACGACGCGTACCGGACCCGGTTCCGGCAGATCGCGGTGACCACGCCGCTGGCGGCGACGGCGTATCTGCTGGGTTTCCTCTCGTCCGCACCGCACGCGCTGGTCGTGGTGGTGATGGCGGCGCTGGCGTTCGGGGCGGGGGTGCTCAGCGGGTACAGCCATCTGTTGTCCGTCGGCACGATGCAGGCGCTGCTGATCGCGGCGCTGGCGCTCGGGTTGCCGGTGACGGCGCCCTACTGGCCGGCGGCCTGCTGGTTCCTCGTCGGCGCGGCGCTGTACGCGTTGCTGCTGGGGTGCGAGGTCCTGTCCGATCGGCGGCGGCCGCAGCGGCAGGCCCTGGTGGATCTGTTGACGGCGCTGGCGGATCTCGCGCGGGCCCGGGCCGTGGACGCCGCGGACCTCACCGGGGTGCGGTCCCGGGCGGTCGCCGCGCTCGATGCCTTCCACTCGCGGGCGCTCGTGCAGCGTGGCCGTGCCTTCGGTCCGACGCCGGACTACGACCGTGCCGCCACCGTCGTGCGGGCCGCCGACCAGCTGCTGGCGCGGCTGCTCGCCGAGGACTGTGATCCGGGTGGCGCCGCGGCGACGGCGACGCGACTGGACGAGTGCGTCGTCGCGGTGCTGCGACACCGGCGTCCCACCCCGAGCCGCGCCGCGTCGGGGACGCTGGTGCGGCTGGCGATGCTCGAGGCCGCGATCTGGGGGGCCGCCGCAGCGCCGGGGGCGGCGCCGGCCGCCGGGTGGTCCCGCCCGGCGCCGCCCGGGCCGGTGTTGCTGCTGACCGCCACCCGTCTCGGGGTGTGCACGGGGCTGGCCTATCTCGCCTTCTATCTGTTGCCGGTCCATCACGGTTACTGGATTCCGCTGACGGTGGCGCTGGTGATGAAACCCGATCTCGGATCGGTGTTCGCGCGGGCCACGCTGCGCAGCCTCGGCACCGTGGCGGGCGCGGTCGTCGCGGTGCTGGTCGCCGCGCTGGCCCCGGCCGGTCCGGTCGCGGCGTGCGTCGTCGTGGCGGTCTTCGCGGCGGTGCTGCCGTGGGCGATCGGCCGGTCGTATCTGTGGCAGGTGCTGGTGCTGACCCCGCTGGTGATGATCCTCATCGACGTGGTGGTGCCCCACGATCGGGTCGTCGAACTGGGGGTCGACCGCATCGTCGCCACCGTGCTCGGTGGCGTGATCGTGGTGGTGGCGGGCTATCTGGTGTGGCCGTCCGCCCGGCACGTGCACGTCGCCCGGTCGTTCGCGGCCACGCTCACGGCGCTGGCGGACTACGCCGGCGAGGTGGCGGGCGGTGCCGGGCCGGACGCGGTGGCCGCCACCCGCCGGGATGTCTACCGGCGGTTGTCCGACACCCGCGCGGCGTTGCAGCGCACCCTGGCCGAGCCGCCTCCGGCGGGCGCCGAGGCGTGGTCGTGGATCCCGGTGGTCGCGGCCGCGGAACGGGTCGCCGATCGCATCACCGGGGCGTCGGCGACGCGGTCCGCCGCCCCGGACGTACCGGCCTCGGCGGAGCTGCGCGCGCTCGCGGCGGACCTGCGGGATCCGGGTGCCGCCCGGTGCCGGACGGCCGGTGCGGAGCGGATCCCGGTGGCGTCGGTGCACGGCGCCGATTCGCCCGATCCGGCGATTCGTGAGCTCGCCGACGAGATCGCGCATCTGCGGTCGATGCTGGTGCCGGACCCCGGGTCGCGGCGGCTCGGTTCCTCCGTGGATGCACCGCGCCACGAGGGTG
- a CDS encoding DNA alkylation repair protein, giving the protein MADTISDETVQDLLAELTALDEPKIRAVNARHGDDHGVNLTKLRAIATRLKTQQELARRLWDTGDTAARLLALLICRPKAFDRTDLDTMLRDTRTPKVHDWLVNYVVKKNPHAEDLRLIWLDDPDPVVASAGWALTADRVVGKPAGLDLPGLLDTIEAQMKDAPERLQWAMNTCLAQIGIEHRDHRARALDIGERLEVLKDYPTSPGCTSPYAPAWIAEMVRRQNA; this is encoded by the coding sequence ATGGCCGACACCATTTCCGACGAGACCGTCCAGGACCTGCTGGCCGAACTCACCGCCCTCGACGAACCGAAGATCCGCGCGGTCAACGCCCGGCACGGCGACGACCACGGCGTGAACCTCACGAAGCTCCGCGCGATCGCCACACGCCTGAAGACCCAGCAGGAACTCGCCCGGCGACTGTGGGACACCGGCGACACCGCCGCCCGCCTGCTCGCCCTGCTGATCTGCCGCCCCAAGGCCTTCGACCGCACCGACCTCGACACCATGCTGCGCGACACCCGCACCCCCAAGGTGCACGACTGGCTCGTCAACTACGTGGTGAAGAAGAACCCCCACGCCGAGGACCTGCGCCTGATCTGGCTCGACGACCCCGACCCGGTCGTCGCGAGCGCCGGCTGGGCCCTCACCGCCGACCGCGTCGTCGGAAAACCCGCCGGCCTCGACCTGCCCGGCCTGCTCGACACGATCGAGGCACAGATGAAGGACGCCCCGGAACGACTGCAATGGGCGATGAACACCTGCCTCGCGCAGATCGGCATCGAACACCGCGACCACCGCGCGCGGGCCCTCGACATCGGCGAACGCCTCGAGGTGCTGAAGGACTACCCGACCTCCCCGGGCTGCACCTCGCCCTACGCCCCGGCCTGGATCGCGGAGATGGTGCGCCGGCAGAACGCGTGA
- a CDS encoding phosphoketolase — MPPATDPRRTDLEALDAWWRAANYLSVGQIYLMDNPLLREPLRPDHIKPRLLGHWGTTPGLNFVYAHLNRAIVARDLDMMYVMGPGHGGPGPVAAAWLEGTYSEVYPQISRDEDGMRRLFRQFSFPGGIPSHVAPETPGSIHEGGELGYSLAHAYGAAFDNPDLIVAAVVGDGEAETGPLAASWHSTKFVDPRRDGAVLPILHLNGFKIANPTVLARIGEDELISLLRGYGHEPIVVAGDDPADMHRRFAAALDAALDRISEIQQTARSTGTATRPAWPMLVLRSPKGWTGPVEVDDAPVEGTWRAHQVPIGDPRGNDEHRRLLEEWLRSYRPKELFDDDGVPVAALRDVAPRGTRRMSANPHANGGAVLRDLILPDFRDYAVDVPEPATATGEATRILGTFLRDVMRSNPTNFRMFAPDENNSNRLDAVLDATDRTWNARIEPGDDHIAPDGRVMEILSEHTCQGWLEGYLLTGRHGLFSSYEAFAHLVDSMVNQHAKWLLTTNRIRWRRPIPSLNYLLTSHVWRQDHNGFSHQDPGFIDHIVNKKPEIVRVYLPPDANTLLSVADHCLRTRQYINVIVAGKQPAVQFLDIDDATTHCRKGIGIWQWASTDRDTEPDVVLACAGDIPTLETLAAVDLLHRRFPDLRIRVVNVVDLMRLQDDRAHPHGLPDAHFDALFTTDTPVVFAYHGYPWLIHRLVYRRTNHDNFHVHGYIEEGTTTTPFDMCVLNRIDRYHLALDVLDRVERIRPIAGHAREELENILAEHTRYVRTHGEDMPVITDWHWQGVGID, encoded by the coding sequence ATGCCGCCCGCCACCGACCCCCGCCGCACCGACCTCGAGGCCCTCGACGCCTGGTGGCGCGCCGCGAACTATCTGTCCGTCGGACAGATCTACCTCATGGACAACCCCCTGCTGCGCGAACCGCTGCGACCCGACCACATCAAACCGCGGCTGCTCGGCCACTGGGGCACCACCCCGGGCCTGAACTTCGTCTACGCCCACCTCAACCGCGCGATCGTCGCCCGCGACCTCGACATGATGTACGTCATGGGACCTGGCCACGGCGGCCCCGGACCGGTCGCCGCGGCCTGGCTCGAAGGCACCTACAGCGAGGTCTACCCGCAGATCTCCCGCGACGAGGACGGCATGCGGCGCCTGTTCCGCCAGTTCTCGTTCCCCGGCGGCATCCCCAGCCACGTCGCCCCCGAGACCCCCGGCTCCATCCACGAGGGCGGTGAACTCGGCTACTCCCTCGCGCACGCCTACGGCGCCGCCTTCGACAACCCCGACCTGATCGTCGCCGCGGTCGTCGGCGACGGCGAAGCCGAAACCGGGCCGCTGGCCGCGAGCTGGCACTCGACGAAATTCGTCGACCCGCGGCGCGACGGGGCGGTGCTGCCGATCCTGCACCTCAACGGCTTCAAGATCGCCAACCCGACGGTCCTCGCCCGCATCGGCGAGGACGAACTGATCTCCCTGCTGCGCGGCTACGGACACGAACCGATCGTCGTCGCCGGCGACGATCCCGCCGACATGCACCGGCGCTTCGCCGCCGCCCTCGACGCGGCGCTCGACCGCATCTCCGAGATCCAGCAGACCGCCCGCAGCACCGGCACCGCGACCCGCCCGGCCTGGCCGATGCTCGTGCTGCGCTCCCCGAAGGGCTGGACCGGACCGGTCGAGGTCGACGACGCCCCGGTCGAGGGCACCTGGCGCGCCCACCAGGTACCGATCGGCGATCCCCGCGGCAACGACGAGCACCGCCGCCTCCTCGAGGAATGGCTGCGCAGCTACCGGCCGAAGGAGTTGTTCGACGACGACGGCGTTCCCGTCGCCGCCCTGCGCGATGTCGCGCCCCGCGGTACCCGGCGGATGAGCGCCAACCCGCACGCCAACGGGGGAGCAGTACTGCGCGACCTGATCCTTCCCGACTTCCGCGACTACGCCGTCGATGTTCCCGAACCGGCCACCGCCACCGGCGAGGCCACCCGCATCCTCGGCACCTTCCTGCGCGACGTCATGCGCAGCAACCCCACGAACTTCCGCATGTTCGCACCCGACGAGAACAACTCCAACCGCCTCGACGCGGTCCTCGACGCCACCGACCGCACCTGGAACGCCCGCATCGAGCCGGGCGACGACCACATCGCCCCCGACGGGCGGGTCATGGAGATCCTGTCCGAACACACCTGCCAGGGCTGGCTCGAGGGCTACCTGCTCACCGGCCGGCACGGACTGTTCTCCAGCTACGAGGCGTTCGCGCACCTCGTCGACTCGATGGTCAACCAGCACGCCAAATGGCTGCTCACCACGAACCGCATCCGCTGGCGCCGCCCCATCCCATCGCTGAACTACCTGCTCACCTCCCACGTGTGGCGGCAGGACCACAACGGGTTCTCGCACCAGGACCCCGGCTTCATCGACCACATCGTCAACAAGAAACCCGAGATCGTGCGCGTCTACCTGCCGCCCGACGCGAACACCCTGCTCTCGGTGGCCGACCACTGCCTGCGCACCCGCCAGTACATCAACGTCATCGTCGCCGGCAAGCAACCCGCCGTACAGTTCCTCGACATCGACGACGCGACCACCCACTGCCGCAAGGGCATCGGGATCTGGCAGTGGGCCTCCACCGACCGCGACACCGAACCCGACGTGGTGCTCGCCTGCGCCGGCGACATCCCCACCCTGGAGACCCTCGCCGCCGTCGACCTGCTGCACCGCCGCTTCCCCGACCTGCGCATCCGGGTGGTCAACGTCGTCGACCTCATGCGGCTGCAGGACGACCGGGCGCACCCCCACGGCCTACCCGACGCCCACTTCGACGCACTGTTCACCACCGACACGCCGGTGGTCTTCGCCTATCACGGCTATCCGTGGCTGATCCACCGTCTCGTCTACCGGCGCACCAACCACGACAACTTCCACGTCCACGGCTACATCGAGGAGGGCACGACCACCACCCCCTTCGACATGTGCGTACTCAACCGCATCGACCGCTACCACCTCGCCCTCGACGTCCTCGACCGCGTCGAGCGAATCCGGCCCATCGCCGGGCACGCCCGCGAGGAACTCGAGAACATCCTCGCCGAACACACCCGCTACGTGCGCACCCACGGCGAGGACATGCCGGTGATCACCGACTGGCACTGGCAGGGCGTCGGAATCGACTGA
- a CDS encoding HAD family hydrolase, which produces MADFRAVIFDVDGVLVDSPHELAWREALAELLTGEWAGLRECTSWTPEGFTAQVYRQVVSGRPRLDGARAALEFFGVPDAARRAVEYADRKQELLLRSIDERRFSAYDDGVRFVAVVKAAGSAVAAASSSRNAGRLLAAIPAGDGSLLESFDADLSGREVAHGKPAPDLFLAAAAELGVPPERCVVVEDAVSGIAAAKAGGMWALGVARFDDAAELEAAGADLVVTSLDEVDVDAFTAGRLARRGSV; this is translated from the coding sequence GTGGCGGATTTCCGGGCGGTGATCTTCGATGTCGACGGGGTGCTGGTGGACTCCCCGCACGAGCTCGCGTGGCGGGAGGCGCTGGCGGAGCTGCTGACCGGTGAGTGGGCCGGCCTGCGGGAGTGCACGTCGTGGACGCCGGAGGGTTTCACGGCGCAGGTGTACCGGCAGGTGGTGTCGGGGCGGCCGCGGCTGGACGGGGCCCGGGCGGCGCTGGAGTTCTTCGGGGTGCCGGACGCCGCGCGCCGCGCGGTCGAGTACGCCGACCGCAAGCAGGAATTGTTGTTGCGGTCGATCGACGAGCGGCGGTTCTCCGCCTACGACGACGGGGTGCGGTTCGTCGCGGTGGTGAAGGCGGCGGGGTCGGCGGTGGCGGCGGCGTCGTCGTCGAGGAACGCCGGGCGGTTGTTGGCGGCGATCCCGGCGGGGGACGGTTCGTTGCTGGAGTCGTTCGATGCGGATCTGTCGGGGCGGGAGGTCGCGCACGGCAAGCCCGCCCCGGATCTGTTCCTGGCGGCGGCCGCCGAGCTGGGGGTGCCGCCGGAGCGATGTGTGGTGGTCGAGGACGCGGTGAGCGGGATCGCGGCGGCGAAGGCCGGGGGGATGTGGGCGCTCGGGGTGGCCCGGTTCGACGACGCCGCCGAGCTCGAGGCGGCGGGCGCCGATCTGGTGGTGACCTCCCTGGACGAGGTGGACGTCGACGCGTTCACCGCCGGGCGCCTGGCCCGCCGCGGATCGGTGTGA
- a CDS encoding glycoside hydrolase family 65 protein, with protein MSDPEYTSDPDYTFDPEFTLGYDRFDPEDEALRESLTSTGNGYFCTRGTAEWEDMGEVHYPGTYAHRCYNRETTIMGGNPVLNEDLVNLPNWLVLKLRIEGEDAIRLSNVEILSYRHVYDIRTATVVRELRFRDRRLRETTLRSRRFVSMAHPHQGAVEWSLTPENWSGRVEIVSALDGRVTNRAVARYRDLEGRHLDPVSPRTFGPETIALKVQIRQSDIYIAQAARTRVFRDGSPGPMLIDRDLYQTEDYIQQVLAFEVSAGATVRVEKLVTMFTSRDDAITEPLATAGRHVLRCPDFAEAWAEHAAAWDELWDICDIRLPREPRAQLLLRLHVSHVLQVCSRHTARLDAGVPARGLNGEAYRGHVFWDETFVYPFLDLRAPEISKGLILYRYRRLGEAQAAAREAGYRGAMYPWQSGSDGTEETQTVHLNPLSGQWDPDLSRNQRHVSAAIFYNVWRHFQATDDVEFLADYGAEMMLEIARFWASIAHYAPERDRYEIHGVMGPDEFHEMYPGSSEPGLRNNAYTNVMVAWIAARALDVFEVLSTSRQTALRAALRVTDDELRTWSEMSRKMFVPFHDGVISQFEGYEELEELDWDYYRSKYSNIGRMDRILRAEGDDPNRYKVSKQADTVMLFFLFDDEELRAVFERLGYPYDRDLVRRTVEYYDARTTHGSTLSHVTFAGVLGGFDPQSSWQRFKLALESDVSDLQGGTTKEGIHMGVMGGTLDLVQRYYVGARVYGGVLVFRPRLISHLDGVAFSMRYRGTPLRVHIDGNVLTALAEAEGFRVPVRVALNGETVELGPGQSHAFRLNPVPAQA; from the coding sequence GTGTCCGACCCGGAATACACATCCGACCCGGATTACACGTTCGACCCCGAATTCACTCTCGGATACGACCGTTTCGATCCCGAGGACGAGGCGCTGCGTGAGTCGCTGACCTCCACGGGCAACGGGTACTTCTGCACGCGGGGCACCGCGGAGTGGGAGGACATGGGTGAGGTCCACTATCCGGGGACCTATGCGCACCGTTGCTACAACCGCGAGACCACGATCATGGGCGGCAATCCCGTCCTCAACGAGGATCTGGTCAATCTGCCGAACTGGCTCGTGCTCAAGCTGCGCATCGAGGGTGAGGACGCGATCCGGTTGTCGAACGTGGAGATCCTGTCCTACCGGCACGTCTACGACATCCGCACGGCGACGGTGGTGCGGGAGCTGCGGTTCCGGGATCGGCGGTTGCGCGAGACCACGCTGCGCAGCCGCCGGTTCGTGAGCATGGCGCATCCCCACCAGGGTGCCGTCGAGTGGTCGCTGACCCCGGAGAACTGGTCGGGGCGGGTGGAGATCGTCTCCGCGCTCGACGGGCGGGTCACCAACCGGGCGGTCGCCCGGTACCGCGATCTCGAGGGCCGACATCTCGACCCGGTGTCCCCGCGTACCTTCGGGCCGGAGACGATCGCGTTGAAGGTGCAGATCCGCCAGTCGGACATCTACATCGCGCAGGCCGCGCGTACGCGGGTGTTCCGGGACGGCTCGCCGGGGCCGATGCTGATCGACCGTGACCTGTACCAGACGGAGGACTACATCCAGCAGGTGCTGGCGTTCGAGGTCTCCGCGGGCGCCACGGTGCGGGTCGAGAAGCTGGTGACGATGTTCACCTCCCGCGACGACGCGATCACCGAGCCGTTGGCGACCGCGGGCCGGCACGTGTTGCGTTGCCCCGATTTCGCGGAGGCCTGGGCCGAGCACGCCGCGGCCTGGGACGAGTTGTGGGACATCTGCGACATCCGGTTGCCGCGGGAGCCGCGCGCCCAGTTGCTGTTGCGCCTGCACGTCTCGCATGTGCTGCAGGTGTGTTCGCGGCACACCGCCCGGCTGGATGCGGGGGTGCCGGCGCGGGGGTTGAACGGGGAGGCCTATCGCGGGCACGTGTTCTGGGACGAGACGTTCGTCTATCCGTTCCTGGATCTGCGGGCGCCGGAGATCAGCAAGGGGTTGATCCTGTACCGCTACCGGCGGCTGGGTGAGGCGCAGGCCGCGGCGCGGGAGGCCGGTTACCGGGGGGCGATGTATCCCTGGCAGAGCGGCAGCGACGGCACCGAGGAGACCCAGACGGTGCATCTGAATCCGCTGTCGGGGCAGTGGGATCCGGATCTGAGCCGCAATCAGCGGCATGTGAGCGCGGCGATCTTCTACAACGTGTGGCGGCATTTCCAGGCCACCGACGATGTGGAGTTCCTCGCCGACTACGGGGCGGAGATGATGCTCGAGATCGCCCGGTTCTGGGCGTCGATCGCGCACTACGCCCCGGAGCGGGACCGGTACGAGATCCACGGGGTGATGGGCCCGGACGAGTTCCACGAGATGTATCCGGGGTCGTCGGAGCCGGGTTTGCGCAACAACGCCTACACGAACGTGATGGTGGCGTGGATCGCCGCGCGGGCGCTGGACGTCTTCGAGGTGCTGTCGACGAGCCGGCAGACGGCGTTGCGGGCGGCGCTGCGGGTGACCGACGACGAGTTGCGTACCTGGTCGGAGATGAGCCGGAAGATGTTCGTGCCCTTCCACGACGGGGTGATCAGCCAGTTCGAGGGGTACGAGGAGCTCGAGGAGCTGGACTGGGACTACTACCGGTCGAAGTATTCGAACATCGGGCGGATGGATCGCATCCTGCGGGCGGAGGGCGACGACCCGAACCGCTACAAGGTGTCGAAGCAGGCGGACACGGTGATGTTGTTCTTCCTGTTCGACGACGAGGAGTTGCGGGCGGTGTTCGAGCGGCTGGGGTATCCCTACGATCGGGATCTGGTGCGCCGCACCGTCGAGTACTACGATGCGCGGACCACGCACGGTTCGACGCTCAGTCATGTGACGTTCGCGGGTGTGCTCGGCGGGTTCGACCCGCAGTCGTCGTGGCAGCGGTTCAAGCTGGCACTCGAGAGCGACGTGAGCGACCTGCAGGGCGGCACCACCAAGGAGGGCATCCACATGGGTGTCATGGGCGGCACCCTGGATCTGGTGCAGCGCTACTACGTCGGCGCCCGGGTGTACGGGGGGGTGCTGGTGTTCCGGCCGCGGTTGATCTCCCATCTGGACGGGGTGGCGTTCTCGATGCGTTATCGTGGCACCCCGCTGCGGGTGCACATCGACGGCAACGTGCTGACGGCGCTCGCCGAGGCGGAGGGTTTCCGGGTGCCGGTGCGGGTCGCACTGAACGGGGAGACCGTCGAGCTCGGGCCCGGGCAGTCGCACGCGTTCCGGTTGAACCCGGTGCCGGCGCAAGCCTGA
- the otsB gene encoding trehalose-phosphatase, giving the protein MTTLRAVEELPAALAAHSSPGRVADELAARLSGRRPAVFLDYDGVLTPIVARPEDAVWSDGMRRTVRELADRCSVCIVTGRDREVVQQLMGVDDLVVAGSHGFDIWSPTTGPIAHDVLDDFTDLVGEVTALLRERVDGIAGVGIEPKRASVAVHYRQADPADRPRVTALVETLLAENSGRLDMVPGKMVYELKPAVDWDKGRAVLHLIDVLGLTGEEVLPLYLGDDITDEDAFRALQGRGVGILVGSPDDPEMAERRTAADFVLPSVDAVQDFLSVLGR; this is encoded by the coding sequence ATGACCACGCTCCGCGCCGTGGAGGAGCTGCCGGCGGCCCTGGCCGCGCATTCCTCGCCCGGACGAGTGGCCGACGAGCTGGCCGCGCGCCTGTCCGGGCGCCGGCCCGCGGTGTTCCTCGACTACGACGGAGTGCTCACTCCCATCGTCGCCCGCCCCGAGGACGCGGTGTGGTCGGACGGGATGCGCCGCACCGTGCGGGAACTCGCCGACCGGTGCTCGGTGTGCATCGTCACCGGCCGCGACCGCGAGGTGGTGCAGCAGCTGATGGGCGTCGACGATCTCGTCGTCGCCGGCAGTCACGGTTTCGACATCTGGAGCCCGACCACCGGTCCGATCGCCCACGACGTGCTCGACGACTTCACCGATCTGGTCGGCGAGGTCACCGCGCTGCTGCGCGAACGGGTCGACGGTATCGCCGGGGTGGGCATCGAACCGAAGCGGGCGTCGGTGGCGGTGCACTACCGGCAGGCCGATCCTGCCGACCGGCCGCGGGTGACCGCGCTGGTCGAGACGTTGCTCGCCGAGAACAGCGGCCGCCTCGACATGGTGCCCGGGAAGATGGTCTACGAACTCAAGCCCGCCGTCGACTGGGACAAGGGCCGGGCCGTGCTGCACCTGATCGACGTGCTCGGCCTGACCGGGGAGGAGGTGCTGCCGTTGTATCTCGGCGACGACATCACCGACGAGGACGCCTTCCGGGCGCTGCAGGGCCGGGGCGTCGGGATCCTCGTGGGCAGCCCCGACGATCCGGAGATGGCCGAGCGCCGGACCGCCGCCGACTTCGTCCTGCCGTCGGTGGATGCCGTGCAGGACTTCCTGTCCGTGCTGGGGAGGTAG
- a CDS encoding helix-turn-helix domain-containing protein — MDVTAPGTAPANPIGPRPERHIDIYRRAAARLEACLPLGWSLSSDRARSPEAPTRLLVTAPDGESVSFAVVTSRGVLSGDVARIAADLSDADRGFVCAHYLSDPVRRQLDQHGISYADATGNLSLVAARPAIWVRDRGADADPWRGPGRPSGVLTGEPSDRVVRALADHVGELSVPELIKLSGASTGATYRVVEVLVERELVRRVPRGPIVEVRWEPMLRAWAGERKVCAVRRFAAPEGVAAIRARLAERVDIPYALTGVGATDYAAPALLEAYADDPDDFADALGLRPVDHGGDVVVAIPWSPVAFDRMDRRGGLRHVAVSHLYADLLAGPFRNDDAAEHLREQLTAEEARWRRPLR, encoded by the coding sequence GTGGATGTGACTGCGCCCGGTACCGCCCCCGCCAATCCGATCGGCCCCCGCCCCGAGCGGCACATCGACATCTACCGCCGCGCCGCGGCGCGGCTCGAAGCGTGCCTGCCGCTGGGTTGGTCGTTGTCGAGCGACCGCGCCCGCTCCCCCGAGGCCCCCACCCGCCTGCTGGTCACCGCCCCCGACGGCGAGTCGGTCTCCTTCGCCGTCGTCACCTCCCGCGGTGTGCTCAGCGGCGACGTCGCCCGCATCGCCGCCGACCTGTCCGATGCCGATCGTGGCTTCGTGTGCGCCCACTATCTGTCCGATCCGGTGCGCCGCCAGCTCGACCAGCACGGCATCTCCTACGCCGACGCGACCGGCAACCTCTCCCTCGTCGCGGCCCGCCCGGCGATCTGGGTGCGCGACCGCGGTGCCGACGCCGATCCGTGGCGCGGCCCCGGCCGCCCCTCCGGGGTGCTGACGGGTGAGCCGTCCGATCGGGTGGTGCGGGCGCTGGCCGATCATGTGGGCGAACTCAGCGTCCCGGAGCTGATCAAGCTGTCCGGGGCCTCCACCGGCGCGACCTACCGGGTGGTGGAGGTGCTCGTCGAACGCGAACTGGTGCGACGGGTCCCCCGCGGCCCGATCGTCGAGGTGCGCTGGGAGCCGATGCTGCGCGCCTGGGCCGGGGAGCGGAAGGTGTGCGCGGTGCGGCGGTTCGCCGCCCCCGAGGGGGTCGCGGCGATCCGTGCCCGCCTCGCCGAGCGCGTCGACATCCCCTACGCGCTCACCGGTGTCGGTGCCACCGACTACGCCGCGCCGGCGTTGCTCGAGGCGTACGCCGACGATCCCGACGACTTCGCCGATGCGCTCGGGTTGCGTCCGGTGGACCACGGTGGCGACGTGGTGGTGGCGATCCCGTGGTCGCCGGTGGCCTTCGATCGGATGGATCGCCGTGGTGGGCTGCGTCACGTCGCGGTGTCGCATCTGTACGCCGATCTGCTGGCGGGTCCGTTCCGCAACGACGATGCGGCCGAACATCTCCGGGAGCAGCTCACCGCCGAGGAGGCGCGCTGGCGCCGGCCGTTGCGGTGA
- a CDS encoding 6,7-dimethyl-8-ribityllumazine synthase, with protein sequence MNNTTGRIAFVQATWHRSIVDQAKIGFTEEIGTLGWPEDSIDFFEVPGAFEIPLHAKRLAQSGRYAGIVAAGLVVDGGIYRHDFVATAVIDGLMRVQLDTDVPVFSVVLTPHHFHEHSDHVEYFTKHFVKKGAEAARALDATLQSLAALPTE encoded by the coding sequence ATGAACAACACCACCGGCCGGATCGCCTTCGTCCAGGCCACATGGCACCGCAGCATCGTCGACCAGGCGAAGATCGGCTTCACCGAGGAGATCGGCACGCTCGGCTGGCCGGAGGACTCGATCGACTTCTTCGAGGTGCCCGGAGCCTTCGAGATCCCGCTGCACGCCAAGCGCCTCGCGCAGTCCGGCCGCTACGCCGGCATCGTCGCCGCCGGCCTGGTCGTCGACGGCGGCATCTACCGGCACGACTTCGTCGCCACCGCCGTCATCGACGGGCTCATGCGCGTCCAGCTCGACACCGACGTGCCGGTGTTCTCCGTGGTGCTGACCCCGCACCATTTCCACGAGCACAGCGACCACGTCGAATACTTCACCAAGCACTTCGTGAAGAAGGGCGCCGAGGCCGCGCGGGCTCTCGACGCCACCCTGCAGTCGCTGGCTGCGCTGCCGACCGAGTGA